One window from the genome of Salvelinus sp. IW2-2015 unplaced genomic scaffold, ASM291031v2 Un_scaffold16393, whole genome shotgun sequence encodes:
- the LOC112080597 gene encoding nuclear apoptosis-inducing factor 1 — protein sequence MASNTKKRKMNFSEREVEIIVEEIEKQKHTLVNHFNAGVTHIAKNNAWIEILKKVNAVTTCPRELAEVKKKWSDMKTEVRRKVAQARAAIEETTTDCTPVPVILTAMQQRICNLLGEATIISLPTGDPDAEITLPVTMSSATTVTLTESLQTASASCEETKLDAETTYHTLEEGGVVEYCTTTEATPTVVTAVESHPVEMLTSVSSSPPHSQAKPQELKSRIALNSARLLQEQRVTNVHVRQIAQHLEGQNELLQMIRRSQEAQAYAQERQAQALEGTQAALLALVQMMRPALKDLRKFLQSGTDNSNNSAGAAAEGSEQRPKTPPPQPADEG from the exons ATGGCATCGAAtaccaaaaaaagaaaaatgaattTTTCAGAGAGGGAGGTCGAAATTATTGTGGAGGAAATAGAGAAACAAAAGCACACACTCGTTAACCACTTCAATGCTGGAGTCACTCACATAGCAAAGAATAACGCGTGGATAGAAATTCTGAAGAAGGTGAACGCTGTAACAACATGCCCAAGAGAGTTGGCTGAAGTCAAGAAGAAGTGGTCGGATATGAAGACCGAGGTGAGGCGCAAAGTGGCCCAGGCTAGGGCGGCAATTGAGGAGACCACTACCGACTGCACTCCTGTTCCCGTCATCCTCACTGCTATGCAGCAGCGTATTTGTAACCTTCTGGGAGAGGCGACTATCATCAGTTTACCTACTGGAGACCCAGATGCTGAGATAACTTTACCTGTTACTATGAGTTCAGCCACCACCGTGACACTCACAGAGA GCCTTCAGACAGCTTCAGCATCATGCGAGGAGACTAAATTAGATG CCGAGACCACATACCACACACTGGAGGAAGGCGGTGTGGTGGAGTACTGCACCACCACTGAAGCCACGCCCACCGTGGTGACCGCTGTGGAGTCGCATCCGGTGGAGATGCTGACGTCAGTGTCGTCTTCTCCGCCACACAGCCAGGCCAAGCCCCAGGAGCTGAAGAGCCGCATCGCCCTCAACTCAGCCCGGCTCCTCCAAGAACAGCGGGTTACCAATGTGCACGTGAGGCAGATTGCCCAGCACCTGGAGGGCCAGAACGAGCTGCTGCAGATGATCCGGAGATCCCAGGAAGCGCAGGCCTACGCCCAGGAGAGGCAGGCCCAGGCCCTGGAGGGAACCCAGGCAGCCCTGCTGGCCCTGGTTCAGATGATGAGGCCTGCTCTCAAGGACCTGAGGAAGTTCCTGCAGAGCGGGACTGACAACTCCAACAACAGCGCTGGGGCTGCTGCAGAGGGTTCAGAACAGAGGCCCAAGACCCCGCCTCCACAGCCAGCAGATGAAGGCTAA